A region from the Aegilops tauschii subsp. strangulata cultivar AL8/78 chromosome 5, Aet v6.0, whole genome shotgun sequence genome encodes:
- the LOC109753759 gene encoding uncharacterized protein, whose product MEKKHMKMAILRQEQTFRQQVHELHRVYEVQKRLMKEMQAVKMSPAQAREDTRPEPMLDTDRPQWHINSGEKTARFTEDFNLELTLATGGDTRKQEMTSNSESGATVTSSTSAESESGQRFPKSNVDLRFQHESKRHDDQLTQSPWLYQCLSLKMA is encoded by the exons ATGGAGAAGAAACATATGAAGATGGCCATCCTGAGGCAAGAGCAGACATTCAGACAACAG GTTCACGAGCTGCATCGCGTATACGAGGTTCAGAAGCGGCTGATGAAGGAGATGCAGGCTGTTAAGATGAGCCCAGCTCAGGCAAGAGAGGATACTCGACCAGAACCGATGCTGGATACAGATCGACCACAATGGCACATCAACTCAGGCGAGAAGACCGCTCGTTTCACCGAGGACTTCAACCTGGAGCTGACACTAGCAACTGGGGGTGATACAAGGAAGCAGGAGATGACATCCAACTCCGAGTCTGGAGCAACGGTGACATCGTCGACTTCTGCTGAATCAGAGTCGGGGCAGCGATTCCCCAAGTCCAATGTAGACCTGAGGTTTCAACATGAGAGCAAGAGGCATGATGATCAGCTCACGCAGTCTCCCTGGCTCTACCAATGTTTAAGTCTCAAGATGGCTTAA
- the LOC109753758 gene encoding uncharacterized protein: protein MVAAGALHAGSRVLLPIRRSFSTPWSHVRSHLHSTKPPSAPLPPPPPPPPSSHAASARFTPAFTPTTRRSGSIGSGVVAWYLGSIEARPLLTKSITAATIYTVADLTSQMITLPPEESLDLIRTLRMASYGMLFSGPSLHYWFNFISKVVPKKDVVSTFKKMFLGQAVYGPIINCIFFSYNAGLQGETIPEIIARLKRDIIPTIKSGLIYWPLCDFITFKFIPVHLQPLVSNSFAFLWTIYLTYMAGLKKPGVKVITSS from the exons atggtcGCCGCCGGAGCTCTTCACGCTGGCAGCCGTGTCCTCCTACCGATCCGCCGAAGCTTCAGCACACCCTGGTCCCACGTCCGCTCCCACCTCCACTCCACCAAGCCCCCTTCTGCTCCACTCCCGCCcccacctccgccgccgccttctTCCCACGCCGCGTCCGCGCGCTTCACCCCTGCCTTCACCCCTACCACTAGGAGGAGCGGATCAATCGGGTCCGGGGTAGTCGCGTGGTACCTGGGCTCGATCGAGGCGCGGCCCCTGCTGACCAAGAGCATCACGGCTGCCACAATTTACACCGTTGCCGACCTCACCTCCCAG ATGATCACACTTCCTCCTGAGGAGTCACTCGATCTAATTAGGACTCTGCGCATGGCTAGTTATGGGATGCTGTTCTCAGGACCTTCACTGCACTATTGGTTCAACTTTATCTCAAAAGTAGTCCCCAAAAAGGATGTAGTGAGCACCTTCAAGAAGATGTTTCTAGGACAAGCAGTTTATGGCCCAATTATTAATTGTATTTTCTTCTCGTATAATGCAGGATTACAAG GTGAGACGATCCCAGAGATCATTGCAAGATTAAAGCGGGATATAATTCCGACCATCAAAAGTGGGCTCATTTATTGGCCTCTTTGTGACTTCATCACTTTCAAGTTTATCCCTGTTCATTTGCAG CCGCTAGTAAGCAATTCCTTTGCGTTTCTTTGGACCATCTACCTAACATACATGGCCGGCTTAAAGAAACCAGGCGTGAAGGTGATCACGAGCTCTTAG